The genomic segment TGTTGCTTTCTCTCCATTTCGGAGTGTTCAAAATTGGGTATGGTAGAAATGCTTCTACAAGACCGCCTGTTGTAAATATTGGAGCAATATTTTCATTTGACACTACCGTTGGAAGGGTTGCCAAGATTGCTATCAATGAAGCTGTGAAAGATGTCAACTCCAATTTAAGTATCCTCCAAGGGACAAAACTTGCTGTAACAATGCAAGATTCCAATTGCAGTGGGTTTGTTGGCATGGTCGAAGGTATTTTAGAATCTGTTATTTGCTATTAATTTGGTTTTGGTTATCACTTGTTTTTCCTATGTAGGATGGTCGAGAATATTGTTTGAATTAATGTCTATAATTGATCCTAATAATTTTGTACTCCAATTTGTATGTTGAATAACAGCTTTGCAGTACATGGAGACTGATGTCGTTGCCATTATAGGTCCACAATGTGCTGTAGTTGCGCATATTATATCACATGTTGCAAATGAACTCCAAGTTCCTCTACTATCATTCGCAGTTACAGATCCCACCCTTTCTTCCCTTCAGTTCCCTTTTTTTGTTAGGACAACTCAAAGTGATTTGTATCAAATGACTGCTGTGGCTGAGATTGTTGAACATTATGGTTGGAAGGAGGTCATTGCAATCTTTATAGATGATGATGGAGGGCGGAATGGTGTGTCCGCCTTAAATGATAAACTTGCAGAGAGGCGCTGCAGAATCTCCTACAAGGTAGGTATTCCACCAGATTCTGTAGCGAATCGGGGTGCCATCATGGATATTCTTGTTAAGGTTGCATTAATGCAATCTCGAATTGTTGTCCTGCATGTAAATTCTATGATAGGTTTTAAGGTTTTCTCTGTGGCAAACTATCTTGGAATGATGGGCAATGGGTATGTGTGGATAGCTACAGATTGGCTTTCATCAGTTTTGGATTCTGATTCTCCTTTGCCTTCTGAGACCATGGAAACAATACAAGGAGTTCTAACTTTGCGCCCACACACCCCTGATTCAGATCGAAAGAGAGCCTTTTTCTCTAGGTGGAATAAGATAACTGGAGGTTCTCTGGGGTTGAACACTTACGGGCTGTATGCTTATGATTCAGTTTGGCTGCTTGCTCATGCTcttgatgatttttttaacCAGGGTGGGATTATCTCATTCTCTAATGATTCTAGGATTAGCTCTGTGGCAGGCAGTACTCTCCACCTTGACGCAATGAGCATTTTTGATGATGGAATGCTCTTGCTGAAGAACATATTGCTGAGTAATTTTGTTGGTTTGACAGGTCCTCTTAAGTTTAATACAGACAGGTCACTTATTCTTCCAGCATATGATATCATTAATGTGCTTGGAACTGGGTTTCGACGGATCGGGTACTGGTCAAACTATTCTGGTTTATCCACTGTATCTCCCGAGACACTTTATACGAGGCAACCGAACCGTTCAAGTGCAAGTCAAAAACTATACAGTGTTATTTGGCCAGGGGAGACATCGTCCAAGCCTCGTGGATGGGTTTTTCCGAACAATGGAAAGCAATTGCGAATTGGTGTTCCCAATAGGGCCAGTTATCGGGAATTTGTATCACGAGTGCGAGGAACTGATTTTTTCAAGGGATTTTGTATAGATATATTTACAGCTGCTGTAAATTTGCTGCCATATGCTGTTCCATATAAATTTATCTCCTTTGGAGATGGTCGTAATAACCCAAGCTATACAGAGCTTGTGAATAAGATCACAACGGGTGTGAGTAGCTCTGTGACTACCATGTTAATTTGTcctcaataaaattttatttttcctgcCAGCTAattgtctcattttatttctGCAGGACTTTG from the Theobroma cacao cultivar B97-61/B2 chromosome 8, Criollo_cocoa_genome_V2, whole genome shotgun sequence genome contains:
- the LOC18591733 gene encoding glutamate receptor 3.3, with amino-acid sequence MNAAWFLLLLSLHFGVFKIGYGRNASTRPPVVNIGAIFSFDTTVGRVAKIAINEAVKDVNSNLSILQGTKLAVTMQDSNCSGFVGMVEALQYMETDVVAIIGPQCAVVAHIISHVANELQVPLLSFAVTDPTLSSLQFPFFVRTTQSDLYQMTAVAEIVEHYGWKEVIAIFIDDDGGRNGVSALNDKLAERRCRISYKVGIPPDSVANRGAIMDILVKVALMQSRIVVLHVNSMIGFKVFSVANYLGMMGNGYVWIATDWLSSVLDSDSPLPSETMETIQGVLTLRPHTPDSDRKRAFFSRWNKITGGSLGLNTYGLYAYDSVWLLAHALDDFFNQGGIISFSNDSRISSVAGSTLHLDAMSIFDDGMLLLKNILLSNFVGLTGPLKFNTDRSLILPAYDIINVLGTGFRRIGYWSNYSGLSTVSPETLYTRQPNRSSASQKLYSVIWPGETSSKPRGWVFPNNGKQLRIGVPNRASYREFVSRVRGTDFFKGFCIDIFTAAVNLLPYAVPYKFISFGDGRNNPSYTELVNKITTGDFDAVVGDIAIVTNRTKTVDFTQPYISSGLVIVSPFKKQNTGAWAFLRPFSPRMWIVTGSFFLVVGIVVWILEHRINDDFRGPPKHQVITILWFSFSTLFFAHRENTMSTLGRLVLIIWLFVVLIINSSYTASLTSILTVQQLSSPIKGIDSLIKSDEPIGFQVGSFAEHYLSQELNISRSRLVALGSPEAYASALKLGPEKGGVAAVVDERPYIELFLSSQCTFRIVGQEFTKSGWGFAFPRDSPLAVDMSTAILALAENGDLQRIRDKWLLQSTCSLESTEIESNRLHLSSFWGLFLICGIACFIALFIYFLQILRQLRRVPPPESASTGQGSLRSGGLQRFLSLMDEKEDQSKSGQKRRKIEKSLSDNDRDDELGRKPKRRETEMTRSDVNSGN